One window of Chamaesiphon minutus PCC 6605 genomic DNA carries:
- a CDS encoding dihydrofolate reductase yields MVQKILIAAIDKDGGIGKDGYMPWHYPADLKLFMNLTMGHTIVMGRKTFDGMFDRQKAPLKGRQNIVVTSQAEKYRSRFTPEQSLSHLNFTTDLNCGDIELEADAKIFYCGGANIYQQVIQRLDLDIIYLSRLDESYDCDTFFPQNPQSSDGEFEPYIPPYLTQSFSDKMSGSKPFTFQIYTPKPLIIY; encoded by the coding sequence ATGGTTCAAAAAATTCTCATTGCAGCGATCGACAAAGATGGTGGTATTGGTAAAGATGGATATATGCCATGGCATTATCCTGCCGATCTGAAACTATTTATGAATCTGACGATGGGACATACGATCGTGATGGGGCGTAAGACTTTCGATGGGATGTTCGATCGCCAGAAGGCTCCATTAAAAGGTAGGCAAAATATTGTCGTGACATCGCAAGCCGAGAAGTATCGATCGCGATTTACACCCGAACAATCTCTATCTCACTTAAATTTTACTACCGATCTCAATTGTGGAGATATCGAATTAGAAGCAGACGCTAAAATCTTTTATTGCGGCGGAGCAAATATCTATCAACAGGTAATTCAACGACTCGATCTCGATATCATCTATCTTTCACGACTCGATGAAAGTTATGACTGCGATACCTTTTTTCCTCAAAATCCGCAGTCATCAGATGGAGAATTTGAACCCTATATTCCGCCATATCTTACGCAGAGCTTTTCCGATAAAATGTCAGGTAGCAAACCTTTCACTTTTCAAATATATACACCAAAGCCACTGATAATCTACTAA
- a CDS encoding deoxycytidylate deaminase yields MYDISSRPTWDEYFMMLAKLTATRSTCLAFPVGAVIVKDRQVLSTGYNGSPSGSVHCTTQGFCYPDLSACNASKILPSRSVHAEANAIAQAAKHGISTGGASIYVTLEPCLSCLKIIISAGIREVYYETTFNTGDNIKVRDFLLKDSSIELIPILVSEATAKRSAAFLLNPTSVETFS; encoded by the coding sequence ATGTACGACATTTCTTCGCGCCCGACTTGGGATGAATATTTCATGATGCTGGCGAAATTAACCGCTACTAGATCTACTTGTTTAGCCTTCCCAGTGGGTGCGGTAATCGTCAAAGATCGCCAAGTTTTATCGACAGGTTATAATGGCTCGCCATCGGGTTCGGTACATTGTACCACGCAGGGATTTTGTTATCCAGATTTGAGTGCGTGCAATGCCAGTAAAATTCTACCTTCTCGATCGGTACATGCCGAAGCAAATGCGATCGCGCAAGCAGCCAAACATGGTATTTCGACTGGTGGCGCGAGTATTTATGTCACATTAGAGCCATGTTTATCTTGTCTGAAAATAATTATTTCGGCTGGGATTCGCGAGGTATATTACGAGACGACATTCAATACTGGTGATAATATTAAAGTTCGCGATTTCTTGCTCAAAGATAGCTCGATCGAACTCATCCCAATTTTAGTTTCGGAAGCGACTGCCAAACGTTCGGCTGCATTTCTACTCAACCCGACATCTGTAGAAACTTTTAGTTAG
- a CDS encoding phycobilisome rod-core linker polypeptide, giving the protein MSIPLLEYTPSSQNSRVRGYEVPSDEQPRVFSTDNLLSSGDYDNLIESAYRQIFFHAFASDREKFLESQLRNGQITVRDFIRGLCLSNTFTNSFYNLNSNYKFAEHCVQKILGRDVYNEAEKIAWSIVIATKGRAGFVNDLLNSDEYLENFGDNIVPFQRRRVLPSGASEVPFNIKNPRYDAYYRRKLGFPKASWQAAVRGYKPQEKQPKAGDPALFAGMAKSLGNIGNQPQSISPYNIDYQNLVPRR; this is encoded by the coding sequence ATGTCTATTCCATTATTAGAGTACACTCCTTCAAGCCAGAACTCTCGCGTTCGTGGCTATGAAGTACCCAGTGACGAACAGCCCAGGGTATTTTCTACAGACAACTTATTGTCTTCTGGCGATTATGATAATCTGATCGAATCTGCTTACCGTCAGATCTTCTTCCATGCCTTTGCATCCGATCGCGAAAAATTCTTAGAATCGCAACTCCGTAACGGTCAAATCACCGTTCGCGACTTCATTCGGGGATTGTGCCTGTCCAATACCTTCACTAATAGTTTCTATAATCTCAATAGCAACTATAAATTTGCCGAGCATTGCGTACAAAAAATTCTCGGACGCGACGTGTATAACGAAGCAGAAAAAATCGCTTGGTCGATCGTCATTGCGACTAAAGGTCGTGCTGGGTTTGTAAACGACCTCCTCAATAGCGATGAGTATCTAGAAAACTTCGGCGATAATATCGTTCCGTTCCAACGTCGTCGGGTATTACCTTCCGGTGCGAGTGAAGTACCATTTAACATCAAAAACCCGCGTTACGATGCTTACTACCGCCGCAAACTAGGTTTCCCCAAAGCTTCTTGGCAAGCAGCAGTCCGTGGCTACAAACCCCAAGAAAAACAACCCAAAGCAGGCGATCCCGCTCTATTTGCTGGGATGGCAAAAAGTCTGGGCAACATCGGCAATCAGCCACAGTCCATCTCGCCTTACAACATCGATTATCAAAATCTAGTTCCCCGTCGCTAA